A window of the Bradyrhizobium ottawaense genome harbors these coding sequences:
- a CDS encoding Maf family protein, whose amino-acid sequence MTVWRGNHPLILASQSRARQMLLGDAGISFEAVPADIDERAVQKNAGLTSPGEIAGLLAREKALFVASKNPGRHVIGADQTLALGERLFSKPSGRAQAAEQLRLLAGNSHALHSAVAVARDGKIVFADVSIAKMTMRHLSDSEISAYLDAAGEAVTTSVGAYQLEGLGVHLFERIEGDHFTILGLPLLPLLEFLRRERLLGI is encoded by the coding sequence ATGACCGTCTGGCGTGGAAACCATCCCCTGATACTGGCCTCGCAAAGCCGCGCGCGGCAGATGCTGCTCGGCGATGCCGGGATCAGTTTCGAAGCGGTTCCGGCCGACATCGACGAACGTGCGGTACAAAAAAATGCCGGCCTCACGTCGCCCGGCGAGATTGCCGGCCTCCTGGCGCGCGAGAAGGCGCTGTTCGTGGCGTCAAAAAATCCCGGCCGCCATGTGATCGGCGCAGACCAGACGCTGGCGTTGGGAGAACGGCTGTTCAGCAAGCCATCGGGCAGGGCGCAGGCAGCGGAGCAATTGCGTTTGCTTGCCGGCAACAGTCATGCGCTGCATTCCGCCGTTGCGGTCGCCCGCGACGGCAAGATAGTGTTTGCCGATGTCAGCATCGCCAAAATGACGATGCGGCATCTGAGCGACAGCGAGATATCAGCCTATCTCGATGCGGCCGGCGAAGCGGTGACGACCAGCGTCGGCGCCTATCAACTGGAGGGTCTCGGGGTGCATCTGTTCGAGCGCATCGAGGGCGATCATTTCACCATCCTCGGCCTGCCGCTGCTGCCCTTGCTTGAGTTCCTGCGCCGCGAACGGCTGCTCGGTATCTGA
- the coaE gene encoding dephospho-CoA kinase (Dephospho-CoA kinase (CoaE) performs the final step in coenzyme A biosynthesis.), with the protein MLILGLTGSIGMGKSTTAKLFMEAGVPVYDADAAVHKIYEGEAAPAVEAAFPGTTVDGKVDRAKLSAKVVHDPAAIKQLEQIVHPMLGASRQKFLAEAERSGAPVVVMDIPLLFETGGEKRVDAVVVVTTTPESQRERILARGTMTHEALDAILARQLPDAEKRKRADFVVDTSHGLDPVRTRIRDILAEVVKMPQRRS; encoded by the coding sequence ATGCTGATCCTTGGACTGACCGGCTCGATCGGAATGGGAAAATCCACCACCGCAAAACTGTTTATGGAAGCGGGCGTGCCGGTCTACGACGCCGATGCGGCGGTTCACAAAATCTACGAAGGCGAGGCGGCGCCGGCGGTGGAAGCCGCGTTTCCCGGCACCACCGTCGACGGCAAGGTCGACCGCGCCAAACTCTCGGCCAAGGTCGTGCACGATCCGGCCGCCATCAAGCAGCTCGAGCAGATCGTTCACCCGATGCTCGGCGCCTCCCGCCAGAAATTCCTGGCCGAGGCCGAGCGATCCGGCGCTCCCGTCGTGGTGATGGATATCCCGCTGTTGTTCGAGACCGGCGGCGAGAAGCGCGTCGATGCCGTGGTGGTGGTCACCACAACGCCGGAAAGCCAGCGTGAGCGGATTCTCGCGCGCGGCACCATGACTCATGAGGCGCTCGACGCCATCCTGGCGCGGCAGTTGCCCGATGCGGAAAAACGCAAGCGCGCGGATTTCGTGGTGGATACCTCGCACGGACTGGACCCGGTGCGGACTCGGATCCGCGACATTCTGGCCGAGGTCGTTAAGATGCCGCAGCGGCGGTCCTGA
- the dnaQ gene encoding DNA polymerase III subunit epsilon, with protein sequence MREIVLDTETTGLDPLRGDRLVEIGCIEIYNRMPTGQTFHRYINPERNMPAEAFAVHGLSAEFLATKPLFTEVVEEFLEFIADAPLVIHNASFDISFINAELDRIKRQPIPRDRLVDTLLLARRKHPGVSNRLDDLCSRYAIDNSRRTKHGALLDAELLAEVYIDLIGARQSQLVLASETRGNQTNGIGETPRRQREVPLAPRITDADREAHRAFVATLGDKPIWNEFLAG encoded by the coding sequence ATGCGCGAAATCGTTCTCGATACCGAAACCACAGGCCTCGATCCGCTGCGCGGTGACCGGCTGGTCGAAATCGGCTGCATTGAGATCTACAACCGGATGCCGACGGGGCAGACCTTCCACCGCTACATCAATCCCGAGCGCAACATGCCGGCGGAAGCATTTGCCGTGCATGGCCTGTCCGCCGAGTTCCTGGCCACGAAGCCGCTGTTTACCGAAGTGGTCGAGGAGTTTCTGGAATTCATCGCGGATGCGCCGCTGGTGATCCACAACGCGTCGTTCGACATCAGCTTCATCAATGCCGAACTCGATCGCATCAAGCGGCAGCCGATCCCGCGCGACCGGCTGGTCGACACGCTGCTGCTGGCGCGCCGCAAGCATCCGGGCGTGTCAAACCGGCTGGATGATCTCTGTTCGCGCTACGCGATCGACAATTCCCGCCGCACCAAGCACGGCGCGCTGCTCGACGCCGAGCTGCTGGCGGAAGTCTATATCGACCTGATCGGGGCGCGGCAGTCGCAGCTTGTCCTGGCGTCCGAAACCCGGGGGAACCAGACCAACGGCATCGGCGAAACCCCGCGACGGCAGCGCGAGGTTCCCCTGGCGCCGCGGATCACCGACGCCGACCGCGAAGCGCATCGCGCTTTCGTGGCCACGCTGGGCGACAAGCCGATCTGGAACGAGTTTCTCGCAGGTTAG